The nucleotide sequence gttttctgttttggttttggtttttgtgtttttcctttttgatgcTTTGCGTATGAACATTGTTTTCTGCCAATTCTGATCTCATACATTAAGATCAAATTAACATGCTTTCCTCTTTTCTTCTTGAGTAAAGAAAGATTCTTCCCAGCTCTATGAATCACGTGGGAATATGAAGCAATTCTTTATCTTTATCTTAACGTTAACCTGCTAACGAAAGCTAGCATTCCTTTACCCCGCAAATAGGAAAAAGCTAATTCCAGCTGTAAGTTTATCTAATGATTTTAAAACGCAATTAGGACAAACGCATCATATTAGGTTCCGACTTTTCTTTTTTCGTCAATTATGGTGAAAAATGCAACATGTTTCTTTAAGTACGTACTTACAAAAACTGAGGTACAAAAATAACCTATACGTTAACTTTCAAATTCATCTCATTGAAAGCACGTAATTGACTACCGTGGAATTTGGTTGAATGTTTGGGATTTATTCACCTTTAACTAGAGATTTCAGGTTTGAGCCGTGATAATTATATGCGGTAAATTGGTTATTGACAGTTAGACGAATGAAGAGATAAAACGTGGAGCTGAAGACAGGTAAGCTGTGATTCAGCAAGTAGTTGATATCGGTTACAAGCATGTGACCGGTACTGGGTGAATTTCGAAGGCAGGATAATCGATAACAAAGATTTGAATAATTGATATCGGATAGCATTCAATGAACAATCATTATAGAGAATATATGCATTTATAGCAAACTGTTTggcacgccccaaacctggggaggcatggCCGGCACCCGATGCCATGCTCGGCCCAAgcataccactctgtaactgtaaaCTGTGGAGGAGTATCCCCCAACTTAGGCCGACGAGGCCTACCTGAAAGCTGACAATACCAATcaaggccgatgaggccatattctgaatcatctgaaaataatgtATCTCTCATCTTAATTAGGGTAAACATACCCCAAAAGCTCATATACATAACATTGCAGGCCGACGAGGCCGGTATGAAtgtctacaaccagcaataccaaactgaACATGTACAAAGGGCTGGCAAGGCCACAATACTAACATGCAAAATACACAGGACTCATCtccaagcctctagagataactgaactgtatcatggtcgggacagggcctcgaccgaCCCATCAAATCTGTATATATAAAGTAGACTCCAAGGTCAAGACCGGATAAATTCGAGGAAGTGAAGCTTACCGACCAAGCTGATGTATGACTCTGcttactgggaaggtctatctaGCAGTCTATTAGGACATGCAGgaatgaaatgcagcatccccaggcaaaagggacgtcggtataaataaagtaccgagtatgtaaggcatgaaaactaacccaccggagaccgacaccgtctcccatataaagcttcatacggagccatctgaatgcttgactagtagctattattgtaagaaaactcctcGAGTGGCAGAagttgatcccaagaacccccaaaatcgataacacaagcacgtagcatatcctccaatatctgaatagtgcactcggactgtctgtctgtctgagggtgaaatgttgtactcaactaaacctgtgtgcccaattatcgctgcactgccctccaaaactgtgagataaactgcgtaccccgatctgaaataatggacactggcacactgtgtaggcgaacaatctcgcgaatataaatcccagccaaccgctccgaagaataattagtaccgactggaataaaatgcacagatttggtcaaccgatctactatcacccaaacaacatcaaactttgtcaaagtccatgggagtccaactacgaagtccatggtaatacgctcccacttccactccggaatttcaagtctctgtagcaatccgcccagtctctgatgctcgtactttacctgttgacaatttaaacaccaagatacaaacccaactatatctttcttcatccgcctccaccaatagtgctgtctcaaattcgtatacatcttcgcggtgcctggatgaatagagtaccgcgaactgtgagcttcctggagaatcagctcacgcaaaaccatctacattagttacacatagcatgccctgcatccgtaatacaccttcatctccaatagtgacttccttggcatcaccgtgctgaaccgtgtccttgaggacaaacagatgtggatcatcatactggcgctctctgatgcgatcatataaagaagaccaaaaaaccacacatgccaaaactcgattcagctcggaaacatccaatctaacaaactgattagccaaggactgaaccTCCAAGGATAAAGGCCTCTCTTCTACctgtaagtatgctaagctgaccaaactctctgccttacgactgaaggcatcggccaccacattggcatttCTGAGATGATAGAGAATGTTGATATCacaatccttaagcaactccaaccaccttcgctgccgcaagttaagatccttctgtttaaacaaatgttgtagacttcgatgatcggtatatacctcacacaggacaccgtacaagtaatgccgccaaattttcaaggcatgaacaatagctgctaactcaagatcgtggactggataattcttctcatgtacctttaactgactggacgcataggcaatcaccctactgtcttgcatAAGTACTGCATCGAGACCATTCcgcgatgcgtcacaatacacagtataagactctgaacctgtaggcaacaccaatactggagctgtagtcaaagctatcttgagcttctgaaagctctcttcacatttatccgaccacctgaacggtgcacctttttgggtcaatttagtcataggcgatgcaatagatgagaaaccttcCACGAAACGACAATAATAATCGGTCAAGCTGAGAAAattccgaatctcagtaactgaggatcgtctgggccaattctgaactgcctttattttcttcggatccaccttaattccttcactggacactatatgtcccgtGAAGGAATTGGCCCAGACGATCTCAATATCAGAttttcttttcttgtctttctgttgaatttttatttctctttctcgACTTTACTTACAAAAAGATCATTTGTAAATTTAATGATGTTTTTACAGTAGCGCGAAGCACAAGCAAATTGACTAGTCATAAATATATTAAGAAGTACGTAGAAAGTCAACTGGGATGGGAAGAAAATCAAGATCAACGAAAAGAAAGTGACCTCGAAAAATTGAACCTTATTATTGTTTACAAGCAAACGGAAAAAAGTACAACACACAATACAGGAATGTATGGAAGGACGATTAAATGGACAAGTAAAAGAATTAAAATCAAGATCCTCCTTTTGAAGGGTGAACTGCATAGATGGTCTGGACAATATCTGAACAAAGGAGGAAAATAGAACCAACCAAAGCAATTATAGACCAGGGACTgttaaaatatgtatttttcaaCTCAGACAACCAAGTCCTGGCTTTATTGTTATAGTGATCCTCGATATTCCTTTTCTCCTTGAAGAAAAAAGATTCATCTTCTGTGCCATAAGTATTCAATGATTTATAGACTTCTACCACTTGTTCATCACTCCCTAAGCTGTtcattaaaattttcttttctcgCAACTCTTTGACATCCTCTTGCGAAACAATAAGTGATTTCATGAAATTCACGTAAGCAGTGACAACTTTATCGGTAAAAACATTGGGACAGAACTCATAAGCAATCATGTTCATGAAAAATGTTCTGGTGTACGGAGAAACATACCAACATGGGAGTTTGAGCTTTGCAGAGTGACAGAATTCAGCGGGGCTAAACCTTACACCATTCAAAGACGCAATCTCGCTAGGCCTGAAATGAATGCCCTTTGATTTTAGATCCGTCACAGAATGAAACACATACCCCCCACGCCCACGAGTTGACGTTTCATCTTTTCTACAACACCAATATTCAAGACATAATCCCAACTTGTTGAAAATATCACGGAAAGGATCACAAGCACGTACACGTGGTTGTGGGATTTCCCCGCTGCCAGTGACGATTACTCTTCGAAATATTTCAAGAAGGTGAAGGGGCTGTTTATTATTGTCATTATCTTTCAATAATCTTGTGTCCTCATCGAAGAGTATGTGAAAACAAGAACTTTCCACCGTCTCTATAAATCCTTTTTCATTTACAGGATATCTCGAGCTAGCCAAGATCATGAGAATTCTGAACGGTACCTGATTTTCAAGCAAATATAAATCACGTTTACTTAGGGTATAAACTGCAGTACCAAGATGCTCAATTGTCTCGCTACGTTTAAATGCCTGATCCCATGGTCCTATAATATTTAGAATGAAGCATGCGTCAAGGAGCATCATTTCAGCAAAATAAATGTCATCATAGATAGACGTGAATTCTTCGAGGTAACAACTTTTAGCATATTCAATTTCCTTTCGAATTTCCTCCAGGAAGAAAGCTTTGTCTTGATTACTCCCTTCAATGAACATGTCTAGGGCCATGGACTTGAAATTCTGAACAAACTTGAGCTTCTCCTTTCCATGGTGGTAAGGCCCAAGTGAAACCACTTTAGGATCATAGTCACCGCTTTCCTTATTCTCATCACTCAGGAATGAAGGAACCTTTTGTATTTGATTCCTTCTAACTTCAGTTGAGTTATCCAGTTTCATTTCAGAACCTTCATGAACAGCATGAATAGGAAATATTAGATATAAGTAGTGAAATTAGACCAGTTATATTTCAATTAGAACTTCTGTTTGACAGGACATGCATATAGTtcaagaaagattttttttaaaaatcttttatgTTTGTACTCTTAATATGATGCCAAGACACTaagaaatttaaagttaaattacttCTAAATGTATAAATTTATGCATCGTTCTTTTTGGAGCAAAGAGTATATTCCTTCTTTTAGTTGTAGAAACCACAACAATCAATCAAATCATTAACGAAAAATTAAAATTGAGTTGAAGATGATGCCAATTAATGAACGCACAAAGTACTTAGATGTTGGCTAGGTGAACAGGTAATAACTACATTTTGATTTATCTATGCATTTTGTAAGCATAAAAAATATCACACATTAAGTATTTTTAAGCGAAAATGAGTTAAATGCCATAATTTTGTTAACCCTAACTTATTGCTTGCTTATCACACTTTGATTTGACTAAACTCTTCACTATTTTATGTCTAAATTTATAATTAATCCCGGAAGACCCCTTGCCAAAACAAAACTCCTAATACCTCTCCATTATGTTtcagttattcttctttttttcaatacTAAAGGTACttctaaatttatattttttctataaatagctgtatatgtattttggtcattttaacaaaaaaataaggTTATTAACACTTTTTTACTAAATATACCAATTGTTTATATTTTCATCACTTTTATATACGATGCCTGTTTATTTATAGTTTTAGTTAGGTACTGATCATCACTATATGGTCCAGAATTTAAGACGATAGAAAGTAAGGAAATAGAAAATCAAACGATGAATTAGTGCATACTATCACAGACATATAGCAGTTTGTGTAAAAAGCAGTTTGTGTAATACATTTTTCTCCCTTAAGTTGAAGTTTTACATTATTCTATATATCTTTGCATGCAAGATTATAGAATCACAAACAGAAAAGGATGCAAACTTTAGGCATTTTCTTTTTTAGCTTCAGGTATTAAAATACCTTCTAGTTGGGCGTAACTAATTTAATTGTTTTTTCTATTTAACTTAGAATCCATCATTTTGGCAAATCGACATTCGTGAACATTTTGTATAAAAGAAAGTGTTCCTATATTTAATTTTACTCGCTACGTGGAACAGTTGTTGGACTAGAAAATATAGCATCTACAAGAATTCATTGGTATGGATTCAAAATCTCTCACGCGGGTGCAGGGAATTATGCTTGTGCTCTTTTTTATTTTGGGTCCGAATTTGCCTTTCGGTCTTGATTTGAGCACTTGTCTAACTATTAAGAAAGCtcgaaaaattttaaaacttaaatAATGAAAAGAATTCTTGATGCATAAAGAGGCATACCaggaaattaaactaaaaaaaatgcaTTTCTAGAGTAGAACACATTACATACCACTGTACTAGCGTTTTGATTGCTCTTCCACTGAGATGTTTGATAATAGTTTAAGAATGTAGCCATATTTAAAGGCTTACTTACGGATGGAATATTTTACACCTTGGTTCCATAGTAAGGAATAAACGTTAAAGTGATATTGGGGTGCTTCAAAATGAAATAAACATATACTACTTTAATTTAGAATCCgaattttcttttataatttgTATCCAATTGTAATTAGTAAAACAAACCGagatatttcttttttctttttttcttttttctctactttcttaatcttttttcttttcattttttgttttctgttttggttttggtttttgtgtttttcctttttgatgcTTTGCGTATGAACATTGTTTTCTGCCAATTCTGATCTCATACATTAAGATCAAATTAACATGCTTTCCTCTTTTCTTCTTGAGTAAAGAAAGATTCTTCCCAGCTCTATGAATCACGTGGGAATATGAAGCAATTCTTTATCTTTATCTTAACGTTAACCTGCTAACGAAAGCTAGCATTCCTTTACCCCGCAAATAGGAAAAAGCTAATTCCAGCTGTAAGTTTATCTAATGATTTTAAAACGCAATTAGGACAAACGCATCATATTAGGTTCCGACTTTTCTTTTTTCGTTAATTATGGTGAAAAATGCAACATGTTTCTTTAAGTACGTACTTACAAAAATTGAGGTACAAAAATAACCTATACGTTAACTTTCAAATTCATCGCATTGAAAGCACGTAATTGACTACCGTGGAATTTGGTTGAATGTTTGAGATTTATTCACCTTTAACTAGAGATTTCAGGTTTGAGCCGTGATAATTATATGCGGTAAATTGGTTATTGACAATTGGACGAATGAAGAGATAAAACGTGGAGCTGAAGACAGGTAAGCTGTGATTCAGCAAGTAGTTGATATCGGTTACAAGCATGTGACCGGTACTGGGTAAATTTCGAAGGCAGGATAATCGATAACAAAGATTTGAATAATTGATATCGGATAGCATTCAATGAACAATCGTTATAGAGAATATATGCATTTATAGCAAACTGTTTggcacgccccaaacctggggaggcatggCCGGCACCCGATGCCATGCTCGGCCCAAGCATACTACTCTGTAACTGTAAACTGTGGAGGAGTATCCCCCAACTTAGGCCGACGAGGCCTACCTGAAAGCTGACAATACCAATcaaggccgatgaggccatattctgaatcatctgaaaataatgtATCTCTCATCTTAATTAGGGTAAACATGCCCCAAAAGCTCATATACATAACATTGCAGGCCGACGAGGCCGGTATGAAtgtctacaaccagcaataccaaactgaACATGTACAAAGGGCTGGCAAGGCCACAATACTAACATGCAAAATACACAGGACTCATCtccaagcctctagagataactgaactgtatcatggtcgggacagggcctcgaccgaCCCATCAAATCTGTATATATAAAGTAGACTCCAAGGTCAAGACCGGATAAATTCGAGGAAGTGAAGCTTACCGACCAAGCTGATGTATGACTCTGtttactgggaaggtctatctaGCAGTCTATTAGGACATGCAGgaatgaaatgcagcgtccccaggcaaaagggacgtcggtataaataaagtatcgagtatgtaaggcatgaaaagtagtatataaaagacatgaaagaaaca is from Nicotiana tabacum cultivar K326 chromosome 18, ASM71507v2, whole genome shotgun sequence and encodes:
- the LOC142172874 gene encoding UPF0481 protein At3g47200-like, with the protein product MKLDNSTEVRRNQIQKVPSFLSDENKESGDYDPKVVSLGPYHHGKEKLKFVQNFKSMALDMFIEGSNQDKAFFLEEIRKEIEYAKSCYLEEFTSIYDDIYFAEMMLLDACFILNIIGPWDQAFKRSETIEHLGTAVYTLSKRDLYLLENQVPFRILMILASSRYPVNEKGFIETVESSCFHILFDEDTRLLKDNDNNKQPLHLLEIFRRVIVTGSGEIPQPRVRACDPFRDIFNKLGLCLEYWCCRKDETSTRGRGGYVFHSVTDLKSKGIHFRPSEIASLNGVRFSPAEFCHSAKLKLPCWYVSPYTRTFFMNMIAYEFCPNVFTDKVVTAYVNFMKSLIVSQEDVKELREKKILMNSLGSDEQVVEVYKSLNTYGTEDESFFFKEKRNIEDHYNNKARTWLSELKNTYFNSPWSIIALVGSIFLLCSDIVQTIYAVHPSKGGS